The Mercenaria mercenaria strain notata chromosome 1, MADL_Memer_1, whole genome shotgun sequence nucleotide sequence TACTATGTAtttggtttaaaatagtacacgttAAATACTTGTTTAGATAGATGTGAACTAGCTAccacaaaaatggaagtttttcAACAATCGACTGTTATTACATGTCATTTAATTATTAATATAGCTCTACATACAAAGTTAAattatatattcagtaaaattaaatacatttgacgAGAATGTTCTACCTTTCACATAAATATCTAATTATAGAATATTTTAGTGAAACTTGGGCATTGGAcattttttaagtataaataatGGTAAAAAGCAATCATCTGGAAGCACACTACAGAAAAGGGGACTGTGTTACTTATTACCGCCTTATCCAGAAAAATTAGCGTTCGCAATGCATTCAGCTGTGTTTTTCAATGAATTACCTTACTGATGACGCAGAAGATGACCTGCTCTTTGGTTCAGTTTTGGCGCCATCTGGTGGTTCTGATAGTTTCTGCTGCTGACTGGCACGATGATCTACTTCGGTATACCTCTCATTTGCATATCGACATTCATCCGGGTAACCGGTTTCCATTTCCGGTGATCCGGTTCTTACCATACTGATTTTAGGATTTTCGAAACTTCTTTCACATATTTCAAGCAAGTGGTACTTTCTAACTGCCATTTCAGCTAATTCACTCAATGTTGGAAACTTCTCTTTCACTTTGTGATTCTTGAAATACCTGTCAAGGTCAACAGGTTCGTATCTTTGCATTTCGTTGGACTCATCCATATTACAGCTATCCCTTTCCctgtaaataagattttttacTTCTTTAGAGAAACAAGTAGCTATATATGGACATCCCACTCAAAACTATCCATTTCCATGTAATTCAGTATTTTGACTGCAGTCcgtttttcagattatatttgtTGCAACCATCAAGCAGTACATCTACCATGCCTAACTTacgcatttattaaaaaagaagacttgtattattactattattattattattattattattattattattatttttattatttataccaTGCATCAGGTGCTCCTGTGTAAGTTTCCCGTGTGAAAATCTCGCCAGGCTGTTTCTTGTTGCCATTGACAACATCGGGAGCTTCCTTGACTTTCTTCTGTGCTCTCTCAGTAGAGTAATAGTTCCAGTCACTGTAATAACGAAGGAAAGAATAATTATCTAGATGCATGGTGGGTAGGTCAGATGAATCCTTTTTGCGTATTTGAACACTAACAAATAACATTTCGCGCCGTAACATAGTATATACGAATGCACTAAaataaaaaagcttatttttatgCCGACATGTCGTCTGACgttattttaattgttatttagCCATTTTAATTTTCccttatacatatataaaaatttaaaaatgtggcATACCCCTTGTCGTCTGTTTTGTCAGCATATTCAAACTTGGTTCCTTCGCAATCATTTGTCGCCCTTGACCTTTCAGATGCTCTTGTTGGTGGCCTTGACCTACGAGTAGAGCAACATGAGGTCTGTCGTTTTGACTCAGAGGTTCTGCCTGCAGGAATATTGCTCATGCTGTTGCAAAGAGCAGATCTTGCTGTGACGCCGTCATGTACCTTGTCTCGCCCTAAATTGTGTTCAGAATGAGCGTGTTGTAAAAGATTATCCAAACATGTTCTGTGTACACCGGTATCATTGAGGAGGTTTATTCCAGCAATCTCATTTTCATTAACTAAATTGGGACTTTCAGCTATCTTTATTCTTGTTACTTCAATATTCTCTTTAAGAACGTTTACATTGGCAGCTTTTTCTGCCAAGAACATCAGGCTTGGAACATTCTGTGTTTTTGGTGATTCGATGTCCTGCTTTATGCCCATTTCTTCTATATCTTTTCCTGTAAAGGTTCTCATGTATTGAACTTCCTGTGATCTTTTAAACTCGATGTTCTGCTTTAGGCCATTTTCCTCTACGGCCTGCTCTGTCATGTATTTCAGGTTTGTAACCATCCGTCCAGTTGGTACATCAATGTTTTGCTTTAGAAGGTAAGCCTGTCCTGCCATTTGTTTCAGACTCGGCCCGTTCTGTGCTCTTGGTGCATTAATATTCTGCTTTAGGTGATATTCATCTGCAGCCTTTTCTGCAAGGTATTTCAGGCTTGGAACGTTCTGTGCTTTTGGTACATCAGTATTTTGTTTCAGGCCGTTTTCTTCTACAGCTTGCTCTGCTAGGTATTTAAGGCTTGGAACTTTCCGTGTTCTTGGTACATCATTATTCTGCTTTAGACCGTTTACCTCTAGAGATTTTTCTGCCAGGTATTTCAGGCTTGGAATTTTCTGTGCTCTTGGTACATCAGTATTCTGCTTAAAGCCGTTTCCCTTTACAGCTTGCTTTGCCAGGTATTTTAGGCTTGGAACTTTCTGTGCTCTTGGTACATCGATATTTTGTTTCAGACCGTTTTCCTCTACAGCCTGTTCTGCCAGGTGTTTCAGGCTTGGACTTTTCTGTGCTCTTGGTACATCAGTATTCTGCTTAAAGCCGTTTCCCTTTACAGCTTGCTTTGCCAGGTATTTTAGGCTTGGAACTTTCTGTGCTCTTGGTAcatcaatattttgtttcaggttgtttTTCTCTACAGCTTGCTCTGCAAGGTATTTCAGGCTTGGCACTTCCTGTGTTCTTGGTACATCAATATTCTGCTTAAGGCCATTTTCCTTTACAGCTTGCTCTGCCAGGTATTTTAGGCTTGGAACTTTCTGTGCTCTTGGTATATCAATATTCTGCTTTAAGCCGTTTACTTCTACAGCTTGCTCTGCTAGGTATTTCAGGCTTGGAACTTTCTGTGCACTTGGTATATCAATATTCTGCTTTAGGCCAATTTCCTCTACAACTTGTTCTGCCAGGTATTTCAGGCTTGGAACTTTCTGTGCTCTTGGTACATCAATGTTCTGCTTTAGGCTGTTTTCCTTTACTGCTTGCTCTGCCAGGTACATAAGGCTTGGAACTTTCTGTGCTCTTGGTACATTTATGTTCTGCTTTAAGCTGTTTTCCTTTACTGCTTGCTCTGCTAGGTATATATGGCTTGGAACATTCTTTGCCATTGGTACATCAATATTCTGCTTTAGGCTGTTTTCCTCTACAGCTTGCTCTGCCAGGTACATAAGGCTTGGAACTTTCTGTGCTCTTGGTACATTAAGTTCTGCTTTAGGCTGTTTTCCTTTTCTGCTTGCTCTGCCAGGTACATAAGGCTTGGAACATTCTTTGCCATTGGTACATCAATATTCTGCTTTAGGCTGTTTTCCTCTGCAGCTTGCTCTGCCAGGTATTTTAGGCTTGGAACTTTCTGTGCTCTTGGTACATCAATTTTTTGCTTTAGGCCGATTTCCATTACAGCCTGTTCTGCCAGGTGTTTCAGGCTTGGAATTTTCTGTGCTCTTGGTACATTAATATTCTGCTTTAGGCCGTTTTCCTTTACAGCTTGCTCTGCCAGGTATTTCAGGCTTGGAACTTTCTGTGCTATTGGTACATTAATATTCTGCTTTAGGCCGTTTTCCTTTACAGCTTGTTCTGCTAGGTATTTCAGGCTTGGAATTTCCTGTGCTATTGGTACATTAATATTCCGCTTTAGGGTAGACTCCTTTACTGCTTGCTCTGCTAGGTATTTCAGGCTTGGAGCTTTCTGTGCTCTTGGTACATCAATATTCTGCTTTTGGCTGTTTTCCTTTACAGCTTGCTCTGCCAGGTGTTTCAGGCTTGGAACTTTCTGTGATATTTGTGCAAGAGATTTTACAGACCTGTCGCTTAGAACTGTGATTTTACTTGTTCCACGAATGGGCGCAGATTTCATACTTACTTGCCGAAAATTCACGTTTCTCGGTTTCATTGTATTAATGAAACCAACTGGTGGATCAATCGACCTGGGAACAGGAATGCGACTTTGTTGCACATGTGCTGTAGCTGGAGTCAGATTTGACCGCTTGTTTAGAACTGGAATGGGTATACAGCATATTTTTCTGCACTTTCTGGGACTTTTAAACTTATCGCTGCTGGTACCCCAAATGGCGCCGTTTTCGCTGCTGTAACTGCTGTGATTGCTTGTACTAATGCTAGTGCTGCTTGTATCCGATGCACTGGAGGTAAAATAAATTAGTGGCAATTGTTTAAAAACTAGCGTACAAATCACTTGCTTAAATTACAGTTTTATGTAACTAGGCAATGAATTATGTGCTTATGTGCGCCTGcatccgaaaaaaaaaatactgagataaaaaaaattataaaaaaaacaaaaaaaacatggaatgCACTTCCTAAACTTGAACCATTACCGATCTAACTTCTGCTTGTAGTTTTCATTCAATTTTCAGCTAAGTTTACTGTTTTAAAAATGGGTGATTATGTTTAACTTTCAATATACCCACCTTCAGATGtgacaaatataaaacaacataattatatactttcAAAAACTAtaccatttcataaaataaagtattCGGGCAACGGTATAAATTAGGCAATACACTGTGTGCGCTTATAGTCTgggaaacattttgaaaacgAAAATAATTACATAGACATGATAAATATTAATAGTCCAAATACATTTAAGTTTAGaactttgattaaaatatttctagATAACGCATTATTACTATCACTTATGGACAcctattaatttcattttaataagattagAAAACGCTTTCCTGTAACTAATAAAGAATCTCTTTGTACTTTGTACTTACGTGTATTTTACTGTCGGTGATGGCCGGCTATGTATATTATGCTCGGGACCGGCTTGCGGATAACTCGGCAGGATGGAAGCTGATTTCCAGTCTCTGTAATATAACCACAGAAACAGAGGTTTATATATAAGCAAAGTTTGGTTGAGTAGAACTTATTGAGGCAATAGATAATGCTTTGCAATATGACAAGGTAAGTGCCCGTTTCTTATTTCTAATACGGAAAACTTTCCAGTTTCATCAATTTCCCGCAGCCCCAAGTGCACCCAATTCAGTTAAATTACTATTCATTTTGTGTCGTATTTAGtgggtattttattttttaagagtATATGCAAAAAAagataaggtttttttttttaataaataaacaaaatataaacagatACCTGTCTAACAGCCTTGCAAGTCTTGGGTTTGGAAGATGGTTCTCAGACTGTACATGCTGAGGTAAAGCACTGGAGGGCCTCCAAGGCCTTGTGTGGGCGGCACTTGAGGTCCTCTGTGTGTTAGTGTTCGACGAAGATGACAATACTTCCATGTCAGGGACACTGGAAGGTCTCTCTGGTTTAATGACTGGTATTGGAATGTGGCTGGGCTTCAGCGGTTGGCTGTTTGATCTTTCAATTTTAGCGGTTTTAATtctgaaacatttaaatttaaagtagTTTATAAAGACcattattttcttatttgaaTACAGCTTTTTGAATGTGCAGGTAATATTagcaaaatatttccaaaaagaaACGCTTTTAGTGAATTCTCTGCACATGACTGCACAAGATTCGTAAAGATGATTAATTGGATGTATAAGATGCTGCAATTTCATTTCACTGCAAGAAGTCTTTAAATACGGAACAGTAAAAACGTAGTCTATTCTAAATATCTACCATATTACGGAAGGCCAGTGCGTAGCgttaatatctaaaatatttcatgCTAAATATCGACTGCTAAATACAAAGTCTAAATACAAGCACTGAATTTTGAATGCC carries:
- the LOC123534564 gene encoding uncharacterized protein LOC123534564 isoform X1, producing MYLAEQAVEENSLKQNIDVPMAKNVPSHIYLAEQAVKENSLKQNINVPRAQKVPSLMYLAEQAVKENSLKQNIDVPRAQKVPSLKYLAEQVVEEIGLKQNIDIPSAQKVPSLKYLAEQAVEVNGLKQNIDIPRAQKVPSLKYLAEQAVKENGLKQNIDVPRTQEVPSLKYLAEQAVEKNNLKQNIDVPRAQKVPSLKYLAKQAVKGNGFKQNTDVPRAQKSPSLKHLAEQAVEENGLKQNIDVPRAQKVPSLKYLAKQAVKGNGFKQNTDVPRAQKIPSLKYLAEKSLEVNGLKQNNDVPRTRKVPSLKYLAEQAVEENGLKQNTDVPKAQNVPSLKYLAEKAADEYHLKQNINAPRAQNGPSLKQMAGQAYLLKQNIDVPTGRMVTNLKYMTEQAVEENGLKQNIEFKRSQEVQYMRTFTGKDIEEMGIKQDIESPKTQNVPSLMFLAEKAANVNVLKENIEVTRIKIAESPNLVNENEIAGINLLNDTGVHRTCLDNLLQHAHSEHNLGRDKVHDGVTARSALCNSMSNIPAGRTSESKRQTSCCSTRRSRPPTRASERSRATNDCEGTKFEYADKTDDKGDWNYYSTERAQKKVKEAPDVVNGNKKQPGEIFTRETYTGAPDAWERDSCNMDESNEMQRYEPVDLDRYFKNHKVKEKFPTLSELAEMAVRKYHLLEICERSFENPKISMVRTGSPEMETGYPDECRYANERYTEVDHRASQQQKLSEPPDGAKTEPKSRSSSASSVSTNLPISVEKEKDSRKTSGSRSHREEKTILPSGKCTKTTGTCEHEHNVKETPRLKPKKKTERVSDKVDNQKLQRLKHDHDNISNFS
- the LOC123534564 gene encoding uncharacterized protein LOC123534564 isoform X2; this encodes MYLAEQAVEENSLKQNIDVPMAKNVPSHIYLAEQAVKENSLKQNINVPRAQKVPSLMYLAEQAVKENSLKQNIDVPRAQKVPSLKYLAEQVVEEIGLKQNIDIPSAQKVPSLKYLAEQAVEVNGLKQNIDIPRAQKVPSLKYLAEQAVKENGLKQNIDVPRTQEVPSLKYLAEQAVEKNNLKQNIDVPRAQKVPSLKYLAKQAVKGNGFKQNTDVPRAQKSPSLKHLAEQAVEENGLKQNIDVPRAQKVPSLKYLAKQAVKGNGFKQNTDVPRAQKIPSLKYLAEKSLEVNGLKQNNDVPRTRKVPSLKYLAEQAVEENGLKQNTDVPKAQNVPSLKYLAEKAADEYHLKQNINAPRAQNGPSLKQMAGQAYLLKQNIDVPTGRMVTNLKYMTEQAVEENGLKQNIEFKRSQEVQYMRTFTGKDIEEMGIKQDIESPKTQNVPSLMFLAEKAANVNVLKENIEVTRIKIAESPNLVNENEIAGINLLNDTGVHRTCLDNLLQHAHSEHNLGRDKVHDGVTARSALCNSMSNIPAGRTSESKRQTSCCSTRRSRPPTRASERSRATNDCEGTKFEYADKTDDKGDWNYYSTERAQKKVKEAPDVVNGNKKQPGEIFTRETYTGAPDACTNLPISVEKEKDSRKTSGSRSHREEKTILPSGKCTKTTGTCEHEHNVKETPRLKPKKKTERVSDKVDNQKLQRLKHDHDNISNFS